In Brachypodium distachyon strain Bd21 chromosome 2, Brachypodium_distachyon_v3.0, whole genome shotgun sequence, one genomic interval encodes:
- the LOC100828784 gene encoding uncharacterized aarF domain-containing protein kinase At5g05200, chloroplastic, giving the protein MAAARGAALSRPTILLLQQHHRSLHQVPAVGGGLLRVGAGRRRVRAAGVRVRARYSSSSPSQAQPQDFPSRLQDRAGELPKLVEDLLQTSISTGPRGAFRMAQGIQAVLGVGGEWLNDFSKTANTSAGIPAQMRLGLLSPLYLRRLFERMGATYIKLGQFIASAPTFFPAEYVEEFQNCFDRAPAVPYSEIESILREELQRPLDSVYEYIDPVPIASASIAQVHAARLKSSQKDVVIKVLKPGIEDTLVADLNFIYVVARVLEFLNPELERTSLVAIIKDIKESMLEEVDFRKEAVNIEAFQRYLEAMGFDRQAKAPFVYQHCSTKRVLTLERLYGVPLTDLDSIRSLVPDPELTLVTALNVWFGSLISCESFHADVHAGNLWLLRDGRVGFIDFGIVGRISPRTWAAMEIFLASFATEDYNAMASALSEMGATGTDIDVDSFARDLQKIFSSIQELDTEIIVATARGSDATAVSANVVVDERQMNALFLDLVRVSESYGLKFPREFALLMKQLLYFDRYTRLLAPSMNMLRDERINITTNQQTRRMD; this is encoded by the exons ATGGCGGCCGCGCGGGGCGCCGCCTTGTCACGGCccaccatcctcctcctccagcagcaccaccgcAGCCTCCACCAG GTTCCAGCCGTCGGGGGAGGCTTGCTGAGGGTGGGCGCCGGACGACGACGGGTCCGGGCCGCAGGGGTTAGGGTTCGCGCGCgctactcctcctcctccccctcccagGCCCAACCCCAGGACTTCCCCAGTCGCCTCCAAG ATAGAGCTGGTGAATTGCCTAAATTGGTCGAGGATCTTCTCCAGACGTCGATTAGCACGGGGCCTCGAGGTGCCTTTAGGATGGCGCAAGGGATCCAGGCTGTCCTTGGGGTTGGTGGGGAGTGGCTAAATGACTTCTCAAAG ACAGCTAACACATCAGCCGGAATTCCAGCTCAGATGCGGCTTGGTTTGCTTTCTCCTCTTTACCTCAGAAGGCTTTTTGAACGCATGGGTGCAACTTATATCAAGCTTGGTCAG TTCATAGCGTCTGCACCAACTTTCTTCCCTGCAGAATATGTTGAAGAATTCCAGAACTGCTTTGACCGAGCACCAGCTGTTCCATATAGTGAGATTGAGTCAATATTGCGTGAGGAGTTGCAGCGGCCATTGGATAGTGTATATGAATACATCGATCCCGTGCCAATAGCCTCTGCTTCAATAGCACAG GTTCATGCGGCTAGGTTGAAGAGCTCTCAGAAGGATGTGGTCATTAAAGTCTTAAAGCCTGGTATTGAAGATACTTTGGTTGCCGATCTGAATTTTATCTATGTCGTTGCACGTGTTTTGGAGTTTTTAAACCCTGAATTAGAGAGGACATCACTG gtAGCTATCATCAAAGATATAAAGGAATCGATGCTTGAAGAAGTTGATTTTAGAAAAGAGGCTGTAAATATCGAGGCTTTCCAGAGATACCTAGAAGCAATGGGATTTGATAGGCAGGCCAAAGCTCCATTTGTGTATCAACACTGTAGCACAAAGCGTGTCTTAACTTTGGAAAGATTGTATGGAGTTCCGCTCACTGACCTTGATTCTATAAGGTCTCTTGTTCCTGATCCTGAGTTGACTTTAGTTACTGCACTCAATGTCTG GTTTGGAAGCTTGATCTCGTGTGAATCCTTCCATGCTGATGTGCATGCAGGAAACCTATGGTTGCTTCGTGATGGACGTGTTGGATTTATTGATTTTG GAATTGTTGGTAGAATATCCCCAAGGACTTGGGCTGCTATGGAGATCTTTCTGGCTTCTTTCGCGACGGAGGATTACAATGCTATGGCATCCGCCCTTTCTGAAATGGGAGCTACAGGGACTGATATAGATGTTGACTCTTTTGCAAGGGACTTACAAAAGATATTCTCATCAATACAG GAGTTGGATACTGAAATCATAGTCGCAACAGCAAGAGGTTCTGACGCTACAGCTGTATCTGCTAATGTTGTTGTAGACGAGAGGCAGATGAATGCACTGTTTCTTGATCTG GTGAGGGTCAGTGAGTCGTATGGGCTGAAATTTCCCCGGGAGTTTGCTCTTCTCATGAAGCAGCTTCTGTATTTCGACCGGTACACAAGACTGCTGGCTCCCAGCATGAACATGCTGCGGGATGAGAGGATTAACATCACCACGAACCAGCAGACCAGAAGAATGGACTGA